The Zingiber officinale cultivar Zhangliang chromosome 9A, Zo_v1.1, whole genome shotgun sequence genome window below encodes:
- the LOC122021566 gene encoding hippocampus abundant transcript-like protein 1, with product MEKQIDGEDLRHLFACTFLFHFAVYMVLPAITDVTMDALCPGQDHCSLAIYLSGVHQAVSGLGALVVTPLVGNWSDKYGRKALLSLPMTAAIIPLVVLSSGRSKPYFYAYYVVKMLTAMFCEGSMQCLTLAYVADRVCVGKRASAFGVLSGISLAGFVSGTLVARFLPTSYTFQVSASVAGFAALYMKIFLAETDGGASLADEESTLPLCSGEGEPPPKLPALRNIPASSDMIAFLRSSITLTRAAIVAFFTNLANSGYQAVLLYYLKAKFQFNKDQFADLMLIVGCLGATSQLLLMPLLAPVIGEERLLIIGLLASCTHIFLYGVAWSYWVPYFAAAFAALSVLVDPSLRSIVSKKVGPAEQGMAQGCVTGVASFASILAPFVFTPLTALFLSDNAPFSFKGFSVTCAGFISLVAFSLSMTLSKKTMST from the exons ATGGAGAAGCAAATTGACGGCGAAGATCTGCGTCACCTCTTCGCCTGCACCTTTCTCTTCCACTTCGCCGTCTACATGGTCCTTCCGGCGATCACCGACGTCACTATGGACGCTCTCTGCCCCGGCCAGGACCATTGTTCCCTCGCCATCTACCTCAGCGGCGTCCACCAAGCG GTATCTGGTTTGGGCGCCCTTGTCGTGACTCCTTTGGTGGGCAACTGGTCAGACAAGTACGGTCGAAAGGCTCTGCTCTCCCTTCCCATGACAGCTGCTATCATACCATtag TTGTTCTATCATCTGGTCGATCGAAACCCTACTTCTATGCCTACTACGTGGTTAAGATGCTGACCGCCATGTTCTGTGAAGGGAGCATGCAATGTCTCACCCTCGCTTACGTG GCGGATCGAGTCTGCGTGGGAAAGAGGGCGTCGGCCTTCGGCGTACTGTCCGGTATATCCCTCGCCGGTTTCGTCTCCGGCACCCTTGTAGCCCGCTTCCTCCCCACCTCCTACACGTTCCAGGTCTCGGCCTCGGTCGCAGGTTTTGCGGCGCTCTACATGAAGATCTTTTTGGCGGAAACCGATGGTGGAGCTTCTCTCGCCGACGAGGAGTCCACCCTGCCGCTCTGCTCCGGCGAAGGTGAGCCGCCTCCCAAGTTGCCTGCTCTTAGGAATATTCCGGCATCGAGTGACATGATCGCCTTCCTGAGGAGTAG CATAACCTTAACAAGAGCTGCAATTGTTGCTTTTTTTACCAATCTTGCGAACAGTGGCTATCAAGCAGTCCTATTG TACTATCTAAAAGCAAAGTTTCAGTTTAACAAAGATCAGTTTGCTGACTTGATGCTGATCGTTGGCTGTTTAGGAGCCACATCACAG TTATTATTGATGCCATTACTAGCACCTGTTATAGGCGAGGAGAGACTTTTGATTATCGGCCTGCTGGCCAGCTGCACACAT ATATTTCTCTACGGCGTTGCGTGGTCATACTGG GTCCCTTACTTTGCTGCTGCATTTGCGGCGTTGAGTGTCTTGGTTGACCCAAGC CTTAGGAGCATCGTGTCTAAGAAAGTTGGACCTGCTGAACAG GGGATGGCTCAAGGATGCGTCACCGGTGTAGCTTCCTTCGCGAGCATTTTGGCACCGTTCGTCTTCACCCCCCTCACCG CTCTGTTTCTATCAGACAACGCGCCATTTtctttcaaaggcttcagcgtcaCGTGTGCCGGCTTCATCTCC CTGGTAGCTTTCTCGCTGAGCATGACACTGAGCAAGAAGACGATGAGTACGTAG